In Sulfitobacter sp. OXR-159, one DNA window encodes the following:
- a CDS encoding nucleotidyltransferase family protein — MRDYPDAIMMFAAGFGTRMKHLTQTQPKPMVPVAGRPLIDHALDLARGISPARIVANLHYLPDQLDAHLRAQGVKTVIETPEILDTGGGLRNALPLLGAGPVFTMNSDALWAGPNPLAMLQAAWDPARMEALLMTVPLENTLGHGGTGDFTRAPDGRLQRGPGQVYGGIQIIKTDLLADIEAEKFSLNLLWDMMLQRETLFGLPYTGRWCDVGHPGGIPLAESLLAGADV; from the coding sequence ATGCGCGACTATCCCGACGCCATCATGATGTTCGCGGCCGGGTTCGGCACGCGTATGAAACATCTCACCCAGACCCAGCCCAAGCCCATGGTGCCGGTCGCAGGTCGCCCCTTGATCGACCACGCGCTGGACCTCGCCCGCGGGATATCCCCCGCCCGGATCGTGGCGAACCTGCACTATCTGCCCGACCAGCTTGATGCCCATCTGCGGGCACAGGGTGTTAAGACCGTGATCGAGACGCCTGAGATCCTCGACACCGGCGGCGGGCTGCGCAATGCCCTGCCGTTGCTGGGCGCGGGGCCGGTTTTCACCATGAACAGTGACGCACTTTGGGCCGGGCCGAACCCGCTCGCGATGCTGCAAGCAGCGTGGGATCCGGCGCGGATGGAAGCGCTATTGATGACCGTGCCGCTGGAAAACACCCTTGGCCATGGCGGCACGGGCGACTTTACCCGCGCCCCGGATGGCCGCCTGCAACGCGGGCCGGGGCAGGTCTATGGCGGGATACAGATCATCAAAACCGATCTGCTGGCCGATATCGAAGCCGAGAAATTCTCGCTCAACCTATTGTGGGATATGATGCTTCAGCGCGAGACGTTGTTTGGCCTGCCCTATACTGGGCGTTGGTGCGATGTGGGCCATCCCGGCGGCATTCCCCTTGCCGAAAGCCTTTTGGCGGGCGCCGATGTTTGA